The following are from one region of the Candidatus Ozemobacteraceae bacterium genome:
- the lepB gene encoding signal peptidase I → MGEYKEAVREWVKDFVKALIFFVILQTYFLQGFIIEGACMEPQLKSHEKILVNKMIYHLRKPSLGEVVVFTFPLDPKKDFIKRVVGGPGDLLEVRDGYLYRNGVRVSEPFVKEYVFGSYGPLRVPKDKICVMGDNRNNSHDSRAWGFLDISQVKGRAEFKFWPPWDMGPIPAIPY, encoded by the coding sequence ATGGGCGAATACAAGGAAGCTGTTCGCGAGTGGGTCAAAGATTTCGTGAAGGCGTTGATCTTTTTCGTCATCCTGCAGACCTATTTTCTGCAGGGCTTCATCATCGAAGGCGCCTGCATGGAGCCTCAACTGAAGTCGCACGAGAAGATCCTCGTCAATAAGATGATCTATCATCTTCGGAAACCGTCGCTGGGTGAAGTCGTCGTCTTCACGTTCCCGCTCGACCCCAAGAAAGATTTCATCAAGCGCGTCGTCGGCGGCCCGGGCGATCTTCTCGAGGTTCGCGACGGGTATCTGTACCGAAACGGCGTCAGGGTGTCGGAGCCCTTCGTGAAAGAGTATGTATTCGGCTCGTATGGCCCGCTGCGCGTTCCGAAGGATAAGATCTGCGTCATGGGCGACAACCGGAACAATTCTCACGACAGCAGGGCGTGGGGGTTTCTCGACATCTCCCAGGTGAAGGGCCGCGCAGAGTTCAAGTTCTGGCCCCCCTGGGACATGGGTCCGATCCCCGCGATTCCCTATTGA